In the Dyella humicola genome, GATGCCGCCAATGTGTCTGCGATCAAAAGCGCCATCGCCGTGGGTCCCGCGCGTATCAATGGCGCCGTATGCGAGCACTTCGCCTTCAGGCAGGAGGGCGTGGATTGGCAACTATGGGTTCGGCAAGGCGACAAGCCACTCCCGTGCAGGCTGGTGATTACAACGACCGACGATGATGCCAAGCCGCAGTACGCGGCGACGTTTACATGGGATGCATCGACGCCGGTGCCCGAATCGGCTTTTTCGTTCACGGCACCCAAGGATGCGCACCGCATCAGGTTCGCCACGACGGACGCTACCGCCGACACCGCAAAGGAGCCGGGCCATGTCCAGTAACGCGCGTGTTTATCGTTCCCCTATGGTTTTCCCGCTGATGCTTGCTGGCATCATCGGCTTGACGGTGGTTTCGACATGTTGTGCCCGCGAGGTACGCGGCGGTGCTCGTACGAGCGTCAATGCGGGCGGCAATCGAAACATCGGTGAGGGCGCTAATCGGAACGTCAACGCGGGTGGCAATCGAAACATCAATGCCAACGCCAACGCCAACGCCAACGTCAATCGCAACGCCAATGTCAACGTGAATCGCAACGCCAATGTCAATGTCAATCGCAACATCGACGTCAACGCCGACAACAACTGGGATCGCGGGATGGGCGGATGCTGTTACCACCCGGTGGCGACCGCTGCGGCGGTGACGGCGACGGCGGTTGTCACCGCAGCCGTGGTTGGCTCGATCGTCAACTCGGTGCCAAGCACGGGGTGTCAGAGTGTGGTGGTCAACGGCAATGGATACACCCAATGTGGTTCCACCTGGTATCAGCCGCAATACGCGGGTACGCAAGTAACCTACGTCGTGGTCAATCCACCCGGGTGATGCCTAGTGCGCGTTGGCGCACGTGCTGGCCTGATCCGTGGTGGTCTTGGGGCTGCGGACGCGGCCGGTACTGGAAACCACCACCGTAAGAGCGCCATCGGTATGCCCCCGGTGGCAAAGCGTGAAGGTGACATTGCTACCGTTGGCGCTTCCGTCATTCTGGAAGCGCACGCGTTGGCGTCCGACCGTGCTCAGGATGGTGAGCGTATCGTGGCGCGATCCGGTGAATAGCGGTTTGCCATCGATCCGGTCGGTCTGACTTGTGCGGTAGTGGCCAATGAGCCAGCCGCCCTCCCAGTGCAGCTCATCGACGCAGCGCTGCCCGTCGCGGGTGGGGCAGAGCATGGTGCGGCGCCCCGTGGTGACCGCCAGCCCTCGCGCATGGTGCAGGGCCGAGACCAGGTTCAGCTGCGCTGTTTGCAAGCGATGGCGCTTCACTAGTTGGCTCAGGGCGGGCGTGGCCACGCAGCTGAGTGTGACGACGATCAGACCAACCAGGATCTGCTCGACGAGGGTGAACCCGTCCTGGCGTCTGCAGCTGGCCATCCTGCGGCGTTTCATCGGGAGTCGCTTCCTGCGCAGCCGGGTGAGACAGCCTACCGAGCTGCGAAAGGCGGTCCCAGTCGTCATCATGGCATGCCGGGCGTCCTAGCCTGCTGACACGCACTGTCAGCAGGGGCAATTTAAAATGTCCCCTTGCGACCTCATGTAGACCGCCATGACTGACCGCTTTGAACTCGTATCCCCTTACAAGCCATCGGGAGACCAACCGACGGCTATCCGTTCACTGGCCGAGGGCTTCGAGGCAGGTCTCGCAGCACAGACCTTGCTAGGCGTCACTGGCTCGGGCAAGACCTTCACCATTGCGAATGTGATCGAGAAGGTGCAACGACCCACCATCGTGCTGGCACCGAACAAGACGCTGGCAGCTCAGTTGTATGGCGAATTCAAGGAATTCTTCCCGCACAATGCAGTGGAGTACTTCGTCAGCTATTACGACTATTACCAGCCGGAAGCCTATGTCGTGGCATCGGACACCTTCATCGAGAAGGATGCGTCGATCAACGAGCATATCGAGCAGATGCGACTGGCGGCGACCAAGGCATTGTTGTCGCGCAAGGATTCGTTGATCGTTGCGACGGTATCGGCGATCTACGGCCTGGGCGACCCGGAAGATTATCTTTCGTTGCGCCTGATCCTGGCGCGCGGCGAGCACATCGATCAGCGCGCCTTGATTCGCCAGCTCACCGAGCTGCAATACACGCGCAACGAGCTGGAACTGCGCCGCGGTACCTATCGTGTGCGTGGCGAAGTGATCGATGTGTTTCCGGCCGAATCGGAAACCGAGGCGCTACGCATCGAGCTGTTCGACGGCGAAGTGGAAAACATGTCGTTGTTCGATCCGCTGACGGGCGAGACCATCCGCAAGGTGCCGCGCTACACGGTATACCCGCGTACGCATTACGCGAGCACGCGAGAAAGCGTGCTCAACGCGATCGAGACCATCAAGGTCGAGTTGAAGGAGCGGCTGGAGCAACTCTACAAGGACAACAAGCTGGTCGAAGCACAGCGCCTCGATCAGCGCACGCGCTTCGATCTGGAGATGATGGCCGAGGTCGGTTACTGCCAGGGCATCGAGAACTACTCTCGTCATTTGACGCGGCGCAGTGCCGGCGAGCCGCCGCCGACACTGTTTGATTACCTGCCGGCTGACGCGCTGCTGGTGGTGGACGAATCGCACGTCACCATTCCGCAGCTGGGCGCCATGTACAAGGGCGACCGCTCGCGCAAGGAGACCTTGGTGGAGTTCGGGTTCCGCCTGCCTTCCGCCGTGGACAACCGCCCGTTGCGTTTCGAGGAGTGGGAGCAGCGCGCGCCGCGTTCCATCTATGTGTCGGCCACGCCGCGTGAGTACGAGCTGCAGAAATCGGGTGATGCCATCGTTGAGCTGGTGGTGCGTCCGACGGGCCTGATCGATCCGGAAGTGGAAGTGCGCCCCGTGCGAACCCAGGTCGACGATCTGCTCGGCGAAGTGCACAAGCGCGTGGCCATGGGTGACCGTGTACTGGTCACCACGCTGACCAAGCGCATGGCCGAGAACCTCACCGAGTACCTTGGCGAGCACGGTGTGAAGGTGCGTTACCTGCATTCGGATATCGAGACGATCGAGCGCGTGGAAATCATCCGCGACCTGCGCCTGGGTGAGTTCGACGTACTGGTGGGCATCAACCTGTTACGCGAGGGCCTGGATATGCCCGAGGTGTCGTTGGTGGCGATTCTCGATGCCGACAAGGAGGGCTTCCTGCGCTCTGCGGGCTCATTGATCCAGACCATTGGCCGCGCCGCACGTAATTTGCGCGGCAAGGCGATTCTTTATGCCGATGTAATTACCCGCTCGATGAAGGCGGCGATGGACGAGACCGCACGGCGCCGGGAGAAACAGCAGGCCTATAACGAAACACACGGCATCACGCCGCAATCGGTGGTGCGCCGTATCGCCGACATCATGGAGGGCGCCCGCAGCGAGGGTGCCAGCCGTGGCCGGGGCAGTCGTGGCGAGCGCCGCGCGGTCGCCGAAAAGGGCGTCGATTATGCCGCGCTCAGCGCCGATCAGGCTTCAGTCATGATCAAGAAGCTGGAGGCGCAGATGTACAAGCATGCCGAGAACCTGGAGTTCGAAGACGCGGCCCGGCTGCGCGACCAGATTCACCAGTTGCGAGAGCGCGCCTTGCGCTGAGAGGCCGCTTTCGCGGGGGTGGTTGTCGAGGTGATTCGGCTCACGTATACTGCGCGGCTCGCACGGTACGCCGTGCGAGAACCGGGCGGTTAGCTCAGCGGTAGAGCACTACCTTGACATGGTAGGGGTCACAAGTTCGATCCTTGTACCGCCCACCAATTGAAGTCCAGCAGCGGCGCGGCCTCCCGGCTTAGCGCCGCTTCTGTTTTTGGGGGTGGCTGACCTCGCGCTATCCCCGCGCAGGCGAGGAGCTTCCTTCGCCAATCCGCGAGCCATCCATCGCGTGCCTTGCGAGCCTTACGGGCGCCCAGGCAACGACTCATCGAACCGCAGGGTTCACCTGGACCCCCGTCGCCCTCCCTGCCGCCTGAAGCGGTTTCTTTTTGTTTTGTTCACAAAGTCTCGGCGAAGATCATCGCCACGGACGGCATTTTGTTCAGGGGCCAACATCACTTCCGCACCATTTCTCGGCGAGAGGGGAACACCCATGGCGAAGATTCTGACCCTGTGCGTATTAAGTGCGGCGCTGCTGATGGCGGGCTGTGTGTCGCAACAGAAATATGACGAGTCGCAACAAAAGAATGCTGAACTCGAGGCGCAGTACAAGCAACTCAATGCGACCATGGGCTCCGAGATATCGTCCCGCGAAATGCATATCGAGCGTATGCAAAACGCGATCAAGGTCTCGGTCAACAGCCAGTTGCTGTTCCCCTCGGGCGGTTGGGAAATGTCGACTGAAGCCAAGACCAGCATCGCCAAGATAGCCGCGATCCTGGCGCCGCATCAGCGTAACAAGATCATGGTCAACGGCTACACGGACAGCACGCCGATCGGTGCGGCACTGGCCGCCCAGGGTGTCCCGACCAATCTCGTCCTGTCGCAGAAACGGGCTGACAACGTGATGCAATTCATGATCTCGCAGGGCGTCAGGCCCGATATGGTCTCGGCTCACGGTTTCGGCGAGGAAAGTCCGGTGGCATCCAACGATACGGCGGAAGGCAAGGCGCAGAATCGCCGCGTGGAACTCACCATCGCGACTCCTGGTGGGTGAGCTGGCGAAACAGGGGGCAGGGTACACTTTCAGAAGGACTGTACTCTGACCCTATGATTGGCTCCGACGAAACGGCGCGGCCTTAGGGTTCGCGCCGTTTTTTTGTTTCTGCCGAGGGAGCCATGCATGACGTATTTGTGGATCAAGAGCTTCCATGTGTTGTTTGTCATCGCCTGGATGGCCACGGTGTTCTACCTGCCGCGCATCCTGGTGAATATCGCCGAGGCCGGCGACGAGCCGGCGGTGCGGGCACGGTTGGTGTTGATGGGGCGTCGGCTGTACCGCTTCGGGCACAACATGTTCGGGCTGGCCGCGCTGCTTGGCCTGACCCTGTGGCTGGGTTGGCGGGTGTTTCCAGGTGTGCTGCCGAACGTCACGGCGTCGCTGCACTGGATCGACGCCAAGCTGGTCCTGATTGCGCTGCTGCTGGGTTATTTCATCTGGACTGGCCGCCTGCTCAAGCGCAGTGAACGGGGCGGAGCGCTGCCGTCCTCCAAGACGCTGCGGGTCATGAACGAGCTGCCGGTATTCCTGCTGCTGGGTGTGATTTTCCTGGTGATTGCCAAGCCGTTTTGAGGGCTCTTCGTCGGCTAGTCCAGCGTTGTCATCGGATACCTCGCAATCGGAGGTGATGCGCTGGGGTGGGGCTAGGGATGTTGCTAGCTTTCCAAGTGGTTGTACTCGCGATACCAGGCCACAAACCGCGCCACGCCTTCCTCGATCGAGGTGCTGGGCGCGTAATTCACATCGCGCCTCAGCGCCGAGACATCGGCCCAAGTGTCCGGCACATCGCCGGGTTGCATCGGCAGCAGGCGCTTTTCCACCGTACGTCCGAGCTGCTGCTCCATCAGCTCGATGAAGCGCAGCAGCTGCACGGGTTGGTCGTTGCCGATGTTGTAGACCCTATAGGGTGCGCTGGACGTCCCCGGGCTCGGCGTGAGTGCGTCGTACGCCGGGTCGGGCAGGGCGGGATGATCCAGCGTGCGGATCACCCCCTCGACGATGTCGTCGATATAGGTGAAATCGCGGCTGTGATGGCCGTAGTTGAAGACGTCGATCGGCTCGCCACGGCTGATGCGGTCGGCGAACAGGATCGGCGACATATCGGGTCGTCCCCAGGGGCCGTAGACCGTGAAAAAGCGCAGCCCGGTGGTGGGTAGGTCGTATAGATGGCTGTAGGTGTGCGCCATCAGCTCATTCGCCTTTTTGCTGGCGGCGTACAGGCTCACCGGGTGATCGACCGGGTCCTCGACGGCGAACGGCAGCTTGCGATTGGCGCCATAGACCGAGCTGGACGAGGCGTACACCAGATGCTCGATCTTGCCGTGCCGACAGGCTTCCAGGATGTTCACGAAGCCCACCAGGTTGCTCTGTACGTAGGCTTGTGGGTTCTTCAGCGAGTAACGCACGCCCGCCTGGGCGGCGAGGTTCACCACGCGCTGGGGGCGACATGTCGCAAAAGCGTCGTTTACGGCATCTGCGTCGGCCAGGTCGGCCCGCCGATGGGTGTAGTTCGGATGCTGGGCAAAGCGCGCGAGACGCGATTCTTTCAGCTTGGGGTCGTAGTAATCGTTGTGGTTGTCGATGCCGTAGACGTCGTCGCCGCGTGCCAGCAGGCGCTCAGTCAGGGCGGCGCCAATGAATCCGGCCGTGCCGGTGACGAGGATGCGCATCGGAAAACCCTTCGGAATGATCGGCATATTCTATCGCCGGTGCGCGCAGTTGCCTTGAAGCACCCTGCTGAATTGACAGCGCATAGTGGGCTAAACTAGCGTTCTGACAGCAATCCACGGAGACAAGGTGGCTCGCGCTCATCACGCCGGCCGAGTGTGCGACATGGCAACTACGAACTTCCAACGCTGACCACGCCACGCCTTGTATTCAGGAAGGGCGCGTGGCGCCCTTTTTTTGTGGGTTGAATTTGTGCCTGTCTCCAGGCATGCAAGAAAAAACCGGCCATCCAAGGCTGGACGATTGATGAAGTGCCCGCCATCCAGGCGGGCAAAGACAAACCGGCCATCCATGGCCGGACTCTTCACTACGAGCACGCTTTGTGTGGGCGTGCGTATCAGGTATGGACATGATTGAGATCACGCTACCCGACGGCAGCAAACGCCCTTTTGAACACCCGGTGACGGTGCAGGATGTCGCTGCATCGATTGGGGCCGGCCTGGCCAAGGCCACGCTGGCCGGCAAGGTCGATGGCAAGCTGGTCGACGCCAGTTTCCCCATCGAGCACAACGCCAGCCTCGAGATCGTCACCGAGAAGAGCCCGGAGGCGCTGGAAATCCTGCGTCATTCCACGGCGCATCTGCTGGCGCAGGCCGTGCAGCGCCTGTATCCCGGCGCGCAGGTCACCATCGGTCCAGTGATCGACAACGGCTTCTTCTACGACTTCGCCTATGAGCGCCCGTTTACGCCCGAGGATCTGGTCAAGATCGAGGCGGAGATGGAAAAGATCGTCAAGGAAGGCCTGCCGGTGACGCGCAGCGTGAAGTCGCGCGATGACGCGGTGACCTACTTCCGTGGCCTCGGCGAGGAATACAAGGCCGAGATCATCGAGAGCATTCCGGCGAATGAGGAACTCTCGCTCTATACGCAGGGCGAATTCACCGACCTGTGCCGTGGCCCGCATGTGCCCAATACCGGCAAGTTGCGTGCATTCAAGTTGATGAAGGTTGCCGGCGCGTATTGGCGTGGCGATTCCAACAACGCGATGCTTACGCGCATCTATGGCACGGCCTGGCTCAACGACAAGGATCTGAAGGCCTACCTGCATCAGTTGGAAGAAGCGGAAAAGCGCGACCATCGCAAGATCGGCAAGGCGCTCGACCTGTTTCACCAGCAGGAGGAGGGCCCGGGCATGGTGTTCTGGCACCCCAATGGCTGGGCCATCTGGCAGCAGGTGGAGCAGTACATGCGCCGCGTGTACCGCCAGAGCGGTTACCAGGAGGTGCGTTGCCCGCAGGTGCTGGATGTGTCGCTGTGGAAGAAGTCCGGTCACTGGGACAACTACCAGGAAAACATGTTCTTCACCGAGTCGGAGAAGCACACGTTCGCATTGAAGCCCATGAATTGCCCCGGGCACGTGCAGATCTTCAACACCGATCTGCACAGCTATCGCGAGCTGCCGATCCGTTACGGCGAGTTCGGCGCGTGTCATCGCAACGAGCCGTCGGGTGCGCTGCACGGCATCATGCGTGTTCGTGCCTTCACCCAGGACGATGGCCATATTTTCTGCACGCCGGAGCAGGTCGAGGCCGAGGTTACCGCCTTCCATCTGCAGGCCATGAAGGTCTATGCCGATTTCGGGTTTAGTGATATCGCGGTCAAGCTCGCGCTGCGCCCGGATAAACGCATCGGTTCCGACGAATTCTGGGACCGCACCGAGGAAATGCTGCGTCGTGCGCTACGTGCGGCGGGCGTCGAATGGGTGGAGCTTCCCGGCGAGGGCGCGTTCTATGCCCCCAAGATCGAGTACCATCTCAAGGATTCCATCGGTCGTGCCTGGCAGGTCGGCACTATGCAGGTGGATTTCATGATGCCCGAGCGTCTGGGCGCCGATTACGTGGATGAGAATTCACAGCGTCGTCACCCTGTGATGCTGCATCGTGCCATTGTCGGCTCGATGGAGCGCTTTATCGGCATCTTGATCGAGCACTACGCCGGTCTGCTGCCTACCTGGTTGGCGCCGGTGCAGGCGACGGTGTTCAGCATCACGGATGCCCAAGCCGACTATGTCCGCGAGGTCACGCAAACCCTTGTCGATAAAGGTTTCCGCGTACAGGCCGATTTGCGCAATGAGAAGGTCGGCTATAAAATCCGCGAACATACGATGCAGAAAGTCCCTTACCTACTGGTGGTCGGAGATCGCGAGAAGGAATCAGGGGCCGTTTCCGTGCGTACACGTTCAGGCGAGGATCTCGGCAGCATGCCGCTGGCAGCCTTCGTCGAACGCCTGGAAGCCGAGACCAGCCGCTAAGCGGTGGTCCGGCCTTGATATGAACTCTTCTGGAGGATAGTGGTATCGCTACCACCGACACTAAGGGCAATCGCCGTAACCACGAAATTCGCGTTCCGCGCGTACGTGTGATCGGCGCCGATGCGGAACAGCTCGGCATTCTCACCCGCGATGAGGCACTGGCATTGGCCCAGGAAGCGGGGATGGATCTGGTCGAGATCCAGCCGAACGGCGACCCGCCGGTCTGCCGCATCATGGATTACGGCAAGTTCAAGTTCGAAGCCCAGAAGAAGGCCCAGGCGGCCAAGAAGAAGCAAAAGCAGGTTGAGATCAAGGAAGTGAAGTTCCGTCCGGTTACGGACGTGGGCGACTACCAGATCAAACTGCGCAACATGCTTCGCTTCCTCGAGGAAGGCGACAAGGTCAAGGTCACCATCCGCTTCCGCGGTCGCGAAATGTCCCACCAGGACCTGGGCCAGAACCTGGCCAAGAAGATCCAGGAAGACGTGGGCGAGAACGGCGTGGTGGAGTCCTTCCCGCGCCTGGAAGGCCGTCAGATGGTCATGATGATCGGGCCGAAGAAGAAGCAGTAATCGAAAAGGCGGCCCAGGGCCGCCTTTTTTCTTCCTCTCCCCTGCGGGGAGAGGACCGAGGAGAGGGGCGGGTGCTCGCGAGGGCCTTTCTACCCGTGCATTCGCCCAATCCGGCACCGAGGCCAGCCCGGCCCCTCACCCCAACCCTCTCCCCAGGGGGATAGGGAGCCAAAGACTGGCGTTACCCCGACTTCCTCCGTATAATCGCCGGTTCGACCCATACGGACGGGTCGTGAACCGATCGTGGCAGGACGGAAAGAGCAATCCCTGGGGTTGCCGCCAGATCAGTCAGAAACCGGGGTCTCAATCCCCACTCAAGGAGCATTCCGATGCCCAAGATCAAGACCAACCGGGCGGCCGCGAAGCGTTTTCGCAAGACCGCATCGGGCAAGTTCAAGGCAGGTCACGCCTTCAAGTCGCACATCCTGACCAAGAAGTCGACCAAGCGTAAGCGCGGTCTGCGTGCGACCAACCACGTCAAAGCTTGCGACACCAAGAGTGTTGCACGCATGTTGCCGTATCTCTAAGGCGGAGGACTGAACCATGGCTCGTGTTAAGCGTGGCGTTACCGCCCGTCGTCGTCACAAGAAGATCATTGGCCGTGCGAAGGGTTACTACAATGCCCGTCGCAAGGTCTTCCGCGTCGCCAACCAGGCCGTCATCAAGGCTGGTCAGTACGCCTACATCGGCCGCAAGCAGCGCAAGCGTCAGTTCCGCGCCCTGTGGATCGTGCGTATCAATGCTGCTGCCCGTCAGTTCGGCCTGTCGTACAGCCGCCTGATCAATGGCATGGCCAAGGCCGGCATCACGGTCGACCGCAAGGTTCTGGCTGATATCGCCGTGCACGACATCAAGGCATTTGGTGCGATCGCAGAGAAGGCGAAGGCCAGTCTGGCCGCTTGATCGTCTAGCGCTCTGCGCACAGACGATATGATGTGATCAAGCGGGGAGGAGGCCAAACGCCTCCTCCCCGTTTTTGTTTGGATGGCTCTCGATATTTGCTCCCTCGCCCCCGTTTACAAATTTGTTGACGGGGGAGAGGGCCGGGGTGAGGGGACACGTCTTGCCACGGTCTAGGTCGAAGCGTGCTTCGAATCAGCGATATCGCAAGAGTGACCCCTCACCCTAACCCGCTCCCCAAAGGGGAGCGGGAACAAGAGAGTCGCATTGATGGACGATCTGGATACCCGCGTCGCACAAGCGCTGGCCGATATCGACCAGGCCGACACGCTCGAAGCGCTCGATGCGCTGCGCGTGGGCCTGCTAGGCAAGAGCGGCATCGTGACCGCCGCCCTCAAGGCGCTCGGCGCCCTGGCACCCGATGAGCGCAAGGCGCGCGGCGCCGAGGTCAATCGCGTCAAGGATCGCCTTGCCGATGCACTGGCGGCACGCAAGCAGGTGCTGGAGCAGGCCGAGCTGGATCGTCGCCTTGCCTCCGAAACCCTCGACATCACGCTGCCCGGCCGCAACGGCGAGCGCGGCGGCATCCACCCGATCACGCGTGCGCTCGAGCGCATCAGTGCGATCTTCTCGCGCCTGGGTTACCAGCGTGCCGACGGTCCCGAGATCGAGGACGACTGGCACAACTTCGAGGCGTTGAATTTCCCGCCGCACCATCCGGCGCGCGCCATGCACGACACCTTTTATTTTGGCGATGGCCGCCTGTTGCGCACGCATACTTCGCCGGTGCAGGTGCGTTCGATGCAAGGACGCCAGCCGCCGATCCGCATCATCGCGCCGGGCAAGGTCTACCGCAGCGATTCGGATCAGACCCACTCGCCGATGTTCCATCAGATCGAAGGCCTGCTGGTCGATGAAACTTCCAGCTTCGCCGACCTGAAGGGCACGCTGGCCGAATTCATCCGCGCGTTCTTCGAGCGCGATTTCGAAATGCGTTTTCGCCCCAGCTACTTCCCCTTCACCGAGCCCTCGGCCGAAGTGGATATCCGTTGGGATGCCGAGGACGGCAGCACGCGCTGGCTCGAGGTGCTCGGCTGCGGCATGGTGCATCCGAACGTGCTGAGGAACTGCGGCATCGACCCGGAGCGTTACACCGGCTTCGCTTTCGGCCTAGGCGTGGAGCGCTTTGCGATGCTGCGCTATGGCGTTTCCGATCTGCGCGCGTTCTTCGAGAACGATCTGCGCTTCCTCAAGCAGTTCGCTTAAATCGCGGCAGGAATCGATACGCATGAAATTCTCCGAGAACTGGTTGCGCAGCCATGTGCCGACCCGCGCGTCGCGCGACGAACTCGCTGCGACGCTGACAGCGATTGGCCTGGAAGTCGAAGACGTCACTGCCTTGGGCAACGCGCTTGATGGCGTCATCGTGGCGCGCATTGTCAGCGCGCAAAAGCACCCCGAGGCTGATCGCCTGCAGGTCTGTCAGGTGGATACAGGCAGCGGCATCGTTCAGATCGTCTGCGGGGCGCCGAATGCGCGCGCTGGCCTGGTTGCTCCGTTGGCCACCGTTGGCGCGAACCTGCCCGGTGGCATCGCTATCAAGGCGGCCAAGCTGCGCGGCGTCGAATCGTTCGGCATGCTTTGTTCGGCCAAGGAGCTGGACATTGATCCCGATGCATCGGGCTTGCTCGAACTCCCCGCCGACGCGCCGGTGGGTTCGCCGCTTGCGACGTACCTCGGTCTGCCGGATGCCAGCATCGAAATCAAACTTACGCCCAACCGTGCGGATTGTTTCAGCGTGCGCGGCATTGCATTCGATGTCGCCGCAGCATTGGGAAGCGAGGTCATTCCGCTAGACGCCCCCCCTGTACCTGCCCAGAGCGATGCCACGATGAAGGTCGTGCTCGATGCGGGCGCGCGCGTGCCGCGCTTCGCCGGCCGCGTGATCGACAACGTCGATGCCAAGGTGCAAACACCGGTGTGGATGGCCGAGCGGTTGCGTCGTAGCGGCCTGCGCCCGATCAGCTTCCTGGTCGACGTCACGCAATACGTCATGCTGGAACTTGGCCAGCCCATGCACGCTTTCGACAAGGATGCGTTGGAGGGTGAGATCGTCGTGCGTCCGGGGCGCGCGGGCGAGTCACTGGCCCTGCTCGACGGCCGCACGGTGGCGCTGGACGACGACTTTCTGGTGGTCTCCGACAGCCGCGGCGGCAGGGGCGGTCGCGCGGTCGCGCTGGGTGGCATCATGGGTGGCGCTGACACGCGCGTTACCGACGTCACGCGCAACGTGTTCCTCGAGGCCGCGCACTGGATTCCGTCGGCCATCATCGGCCGCAGCCGCAAGCTGGGCATGCACACGGACGCCGGGCATCGCTTCGAGCGTGGCGTCGACCCGGAACTGCCGGGCATCGCCGTCGAATACGCGACACGACTGATCCTGGACATCGCCGGCGGCGTCGCCGGACCCTTGGTGGATGTCACGCTGCCGGAATACCTGCGCTCGCCGGAGCCGATCCTGCTGCGCCGCGCGCGGCTGGCCCGCGTGCTCGGCTTGACCGTCGCCGATGACGAGGTCGTTCGCATCTTCACGGCGCTCGGCATGAAGGTCGAGCCCCTGACCGAT is a window encoding:
- the pheS gene encoding phenylalanine--tRNA ligase subunit alpha, with translation MDDLDTRVAQALADIDQADTLEALDALRVGLLGKSGIVTAALKALGALAPDERKARGAEVNRVKDRLADALAARKQVLEQAELDRRLASETLDITLPGRNGERGGIHPITRALERISAIFSRLGYQRADGPEIEDDWHNFEALNFPPHHPARAMHDTFYFGDGRLLRTHTSPVQVRSMQGRQPPIRIIAPGKVYRSDSDQTHSPMFHQIEGLLVDETSSFADLKGTLAEFIRAFFERDFEMRFRPSYFPFTEPSAEVDIRWDAEDGSTRWLEVLGCGMVHPNVLRNCGIDPERYTGFAFGLGVERFAMLRYGVSDLRAFFENDLRFLKQFA
- the pheT gene encoding phenylalanine--tRNA ligase subunit beta, which codes for MKFSENWLRSHVPTRASRDELAATLTAIGLEVEDVTALGNALDGVIVARIVSAQKHPEADRLQVCQVDTGSGIVQIVCGAPNARAGLVAPLATVGANLPGGIAIKAAKLRGVESFGMLCSAKELDIDPDASGLLELPADAPVGSPLATYLGLPDASIEIKLTPNRADCFSVRGIAFDVAAALGSEVIPLDAPPVPAQSDATMKVVLDAGARVPRFAGRVIDNVDAKVQTPVWMAERLRRSGLRPISFLVDVTQYVMLELGQPMHAFDKDALEGEIVVRPGRAGESLALLDGRTVALDDDFLVVSDSRGGRGGRAVALGGIMGGADTRVTDVTRNVFLEAAHWIPSAIIGRSRKLGMHTDAGHRFERGVDPELPGIAVEYATRLILDIAGGVAGPLVDVTLPEYLRSPEPILLRRARLARVLGLTVADDEVVRIFTALGMKVEPLTDGWRVTAPSRRFDIEREEDLIEEVARIHGYENIPTHTPAGALTLAAEPEARLNEVAVREQLAARGYYEAVNLAFVGNDLLQRWGMTEQLVALANPLSADLAVMRPSLLPGLIQALSHNRARQQERVRLFELGRTFEIAPAAAASKEAPTETPSLAMVACGTAQAEQWGEATRSLDFHDLKGDLDALIAWGGEPQRWAVHADGLPGWLHPGRGARVTRDGMTAGYLGALHPQLAKALDLGADVHVLELALDPVLARRLPKAQPVPRFPSVRRDIAMDLPEAVSWSQIEQVIRTTLGEQLKELRLFDRYSGKGVEAGRKSLAMGLILQDASRTLTDDDADRYVREAVAALEMACKARLRG